A genomic window from Rhodococcus sp. KBS0724 includes:
- a CDS encoding YhgE/Pip domain-containing protein: MSTNDKPSARSVLHTPRFWLAPVIVVVLLMSALAALYMGGILDPKKHLDEFPIALVNEDVGGTLPGTDPTAVKNFGNDIATALENGIDPEKIDLQQIGLIESQSRLDSGTLYGAIVIPRDFTQQTIALAQGSVAATEVQQPIITIYTNPRAGSISASLVQSIGTTALESVNKNMGEQLTTLVTQQLQASGTGMQLSGASRLLLENPVNVLTVAHDPLPDGTGFGLVAFYFALLLVLAGFTGATVVNSLVDGMLGYAPTEFGPLFVQNDVVGINRFQTLLIKWGFMIVLSGVVSGLFQLISRALGMPVTQGFALWAYGTLVVIAVGVTAMSVMAAFGSLGMLINLFVFVILALPSSGGTIPLEASPGLYSWLAQFEPMHQIYMGTRAILFFGAHGDAGLTHAIWMTLLGLAIGLVLGFVVTRLYDRKGYERTHRVKTA, from the coding sequence ATGAGCACAAACGACAAGCCATCCGCTCGCTCTGTTCTGCACACACCGCGATTCTGGCTGGCACCGGTGATCGTGGTGGTATTGCTGATGTCGGCACTGGCTGCGCTGTACATGGGCGGAATTCTCGATCCCAAGAAGCACCTGGACGAGTTCCCGATCGCTCTGGTGAACGAAGATGTCGGCGGCACCTTGCCCGGCACCGATCCCACTGCAGTCAAGAATTTCGGAAACGACATCGCCACCGCGCTCGAAAACGGGATCGATCCCGAGAAGATCGACTTACAACAGATCGGTCTCATCGAATCGCAATCGCGACTCGACTCCGGAACGCTCTACGGCGCCATCGTCATCCCCCGCGACTTCACTCAACAAACGATAGCTCTGGCACAGGGAAGTGTCGCCGCCACAGAAGTGCAGCAGCCGATCATCACCATCTACACCAATCCACGCGCCGGCTCGATCTCCGCGTCGCTGGTGCAGTCGATCGGAACCACTGCCCTCGAATCGGTCAACAAGAACATGGGTGAACAACTCACCACGCTTGTCACACAACAACTGCAGGCGAGTGGGACTGGAATGCAGCTCTCCGGTGCCAGTCGACTTCTCCTCGAAAATCCGGTGAACGTTCTCACTGTCGCGCATGATCCGCTTCCCGACGGCACAGGATTCGGTCTTGTCGCTTTCTATTTCGCGCTACTTCTGGTGCTCGCCGGATTCACTGGCGCAACAGTCGTCAATTCGCTGGTGGACGGAATGCTCGGCTACGCACCCACCGAATTCGGCCCGCTGTTTGTCCAGAACGACGTTGTCGGGATCAACAGATTTCAAACACTTCTCATCAAGTGGGGCTTCATGATCGTACTGTCCGGTGTGGTCTCCGGATTGTTCCAGTTGATCAGCCGTGCCCTCGGAATGCCTGTCACACAGGGTTTTGCACTGTGGGCATATGGCACCCTCGTCGTCATTGCCGTGGGAGTCACCGCCATGTCGGTGATGGCGGCGTTCGGATCGCTTGGCATGCTCATCAACTTGTTCGTCTTCGTGATCCTCGCCCTGCCGTCATCCGGCGGCACGATTCCCCTCGAAGCCAGCCCCGGCCTCTACTCCTGGCTCGCACAATTCGAACCGATGCACCAGATCTACATGGGCACACGCGCAATTCTCTTCTTCGGCGCCCACGGCGACGCCGGCCTCACCCACGCCATCTGGATGACATTGCTCGGCCTGGCAATCGGACTGGTGCTCGGATTTGTCGTCACGCGCCTCTATGACCGGAAAGGCTACGAGCGCACCCATCGCGTAAAAACGGCCTGA
- a CDS encoding RNA polymerase sigma factor: MTDAARNAVDAVWRIDGAKIVAALTRTVGDLDLAEDVAGQALLEAIEQWPVSGVPRNPAAWLTAVATRRAIDGWRRRERLDERYAHFARELENDANRFDEDGWDPDRIDDDVLPLIFMACHPVLNRKAQVALTLRVVGGLTTEEIARAFLVPTATMQQRIVRAKKTLTAAKVVFEVPPREEFPSRLSAVFGVLYLIFNEGYAASSGTEWMRTDLSGEALRLSRILAELVPGEPEAHGLVALMELSASRFAARTTADGEPILLADQDRARWDRTQITRGLVALARADDVGRGRGPYGLQAAIAECHARAATFEDTDWKKIVLLYEALQQLAPSPVVDLNHAAAVSMAYGPAPALEYVDKLVDSGELAGYHLLPSVRGELLGRLGRTEEARTELLEAARLAGNEREKAVLVAKADALRDSET, translated from the coding sequence GTGACTGATGCAGCGAGGAACGCCGTCGATGCGGTGTGGCGCATCGACGGTGCGAAGATCGTCGCCGCACTCACGCGTACCGTCGGCGATCTGGATCTCGCCGAAGATGTTGCGGGGCAGGCACTGCTCGAAGCGATCGAGCAGTGGCCTGTCTCGGGCGTTCCCCGCAACCCGGCAGCTTGGTTGACTGCCGTTGCCACGCGGCGAGCCATCGACGGGTGGCGTCGACGGGAACGACTCGACGAGCGATACGCGCATTTTGCGCGTGAGCTCGAGAACGATGCGAATAGATTCGACGAAGACGGCTGGGATCCGGATCGCATCGACGACGATGTTCTTCCGTTGATCTTCATGGCCTGCCATCCGGTTTTGAATCGAAAAGCTCAGGTGGCGTTGACGCTTCGGGTAGTCGGCGGCTTGACGACGGAAGAGATCGCCAGGGCGTTTCTTGTGCCTACCGCAACGATGCAGCAGCGCATAGTTCGTGCGAAGAAGACGCTGACGGCGGCCAAGGTGGTCTTCGAAGTGCCTCCGCGGGAGGAGTTCCCGAGTCGGCTGAGCGCTGTGTTCGGTGTTCTGTATCTGATCTTCAACGAGGGCTATGCCGCCAGTTCCGGAACCGAATGGATGCGGACCGATCTCAGTGGTGAAGCCTTGCGGCTCTCGAGAATTCTCGCGGAACTTGTTCCGGGGGAACCGGAAGCGCACGGCCTTGTTGCGTTGATGGAGCTGTCGGCATCGCGATTTGCCGCGCGTACTACCGCTGACGGTGAACCGATATTGTTGGCAGATCAGGATCGGGCACGGTGGGATCGGACTCAGATCACTCGAGGTCTTGTTGCTTTGGCGAGGGCTGACGACGTTGGGCGGGGGCGAGGTCCTTACGGACTGCAGGCCGCGATTGCTGAATGTCACGCACGAGCTGCAACTTTCGAGGATACGGACTGGAAGAAGATCGTGTTGTTATACGAGGCGTTACAGCAGCTCGCCCCGTCGCCGGTCGTGGATCTCAACCATGCTGCAGCAGTATCCATGGCGTACGGGCCGGCTCCGGCTCTCGAGTACGTCGACAAGCTTGTTGACTCGGGTGAACTTGCCGGATATCACCTCCTGCCCAGTGTTCGGGGCGAGCTCCTCGGCAGACTCGGGCGAACCGAGGAGGCTCGCACCGAGTTGCTCGAGGCCGCACGATTGGCAGGAAACGAACGTGAGAAGGCGGTGCTCGTCGCAAAAGCGGACGCACTGCGTGACTCGGAAACCTGA
- a CDS encoding alpha/beta fold hydrolase, producing the protein MNVNSRVVASLAACAALVLAGCADTPSSDVSTATATLENSDFAGSVDIGNGRSMYLTCKGTGSPTVVFVSGRSDRADIWKTATEPNPTETAVFDGVAETTRVCAYDRPGTVTITGEQVEPSRSTPVPQPTTAADGVRDLHDLMSAADVPGPYVLVAHSWGGLIARLYADSYPTDVDGLVLVDTLTELLYDGLTPQQQEWWLALNSNYSPDLEPYNQEKSNLEPSFQSLRDAGDPPPMPVGILVSDQPYDLEPLAAAGDLPPGVPVEFGSTIYSAHLAGQQELAERLHAKLVLDTNASHYVHTEQPALTINAIDEVVDAARTNPDQWFS; encoded by the coding sequence ATGAATGTCAACTCACGCGTCGTGGCATCGCTTGCGGCTTGCGCAGCACTGGTTTTAGCTGGATGCGCGGACACACCGAGCTCCGATGTCAGTACAGCCACTGCAACCCTCGAAAACAGCGACTTCGCCGGATCAGTAGACATCGGTAACGGCCGCAGTATGTATTTGACGTGCAAGGGGACCGGATCGCCTACCGTCGTGTTCGTGTCCGGCCGAAGCGATCGCGCAGATATCTGGAAAACCGCGACGGAGCCGAACCCGACCGAAACCGCGGTTTTCGACGGCGTCGCCGAGACGACGCGAGTGTGTGCCTACGACCGCCCCGGGACCGTCACCATCACAGGTGAACAGGTAGAACCAAGCCGCTCCACTCCCGTTCCCCAGCCCACGACCGCCGCCGACGGAGTGAGGGACCTCCACGACTTGATGAGCGCAGCCGATGTTCCCGGACCCTATGTCTTGGTCGCCCACTCCTGGGGCGGACTGATAGCCCGCCTCTACGCCGACTCCTATCCCACCGATGTCGACGGCTTGGTTCTCGTAGACACCCTCACCGAACTTCTCTACGACGGCCTGACCCCCCAGCAGCAGGAGTGGTGGCTCGCGCTCAACAGCAATTACTCTCCTGACCTCGAGCCGTACAACCAGGAAAAGAGCAACCTCGAACCCAGCTTCCAATCACTACGCGACGCCGGCGATCCCCCGCCCATGCCCGTCGGCATCCTCGTCTCCGATCAACCGTACGACCTTGAACCTCTTGCTGCCGCAGGAGATTTACCTCCCGGAGTTCCTGTCGAATTCGGCTCGACGATCTACTCCGCTCACCTTGCAGGACAACAAGAGTTGGCCGAACGTCTGCACGCCAAGCTCGTACTGGACACCAATGCAAGCCATTACGTCCACACCGAGCAGCCCGCACTCACGATCAACGCGATCGACGAGGTTGTCGATGCCGCTCGAACCAATCCGGATCAGTGGTTTTCCTGA
- a CDS encoding helix-turn-helix domain-containing protein yields MQGLMYRLAELDTDSAGLVRVIDYFDTLVRHGADTASLLRASAQLADCVVGIEIADSSRSHKNLRRCDPRGRWSPEPQLAPSIVRDIAVDDEVLGTVWIERPGSDLPLDEMLVDRMALTAAIILRPRRLLTESEHTHNLLFPMDELAVLTSCAGLGLDPSASVRVVVSTINETAHLQFSKDWIPGRATGIEADGEYLNLVTGAFIWPAEFSDTARAMPVRAGMSLAAAASEIHTLIDTARFARSQASTTTPFVNADDLGALNLLIPGKRIDHTRIPDLVRVREFRETRDGIELLETLRVYLRSGTLRATADCLHLHHSSVAHRLAKLSQHIGFHVDTIENRARATAMMMVLDAM; encoded by the coding sequence ATGCAAGGACTGATGTACCGGCTTGCCGAGCTCGATACAGACTCGGCAGGCCTGGTACGTGTCATCGACTACTTCGACACCCTCGTGCGACACGGCGCCGACACAGCATCTTTACTTCGCGCGAGCGCCCAATTGGCGGATTGTGTTGTCGGTATCGAGATCGCCGACAGTAGTCGAAGCCACAAGAATCTGCGCCGATGCGATCCTCGGGGTCGATGGTCACCCGAACCGCAGCTTGCCCCAAGCATCGTCAGGGACATCGCTGTCGACGACGAAGTCCTCGGCACAGTCTGGATCGAGCGTCCGGGTAGCGACTTGCCACTCGACGAGATGCTCGTCGACCGGATGGCTTTGACGGCAGCGATCATCTTGCGGCCGCGACGTTTACTGACCGAATCCGAACACACTCACAATCTGCTCTTCCCGATGGACGAGCTAGCGGTCCTGACATCCTGCGCGGGCCTCGGTCTCGACCCCTCCGCTTCAGTGCGCGTCGTCGTATCCACCATTAATGAGACTGCGCACCTGCAGTTCTCGAAGGATTGGATACCGGGAAGAGCTACCGGAATCGAAGCGGACGGCGAGTACCTGAATCTCGTGACCGGGGCATTCATCTGGCCGGCAGAATTCTCTGATACCGCAAGAGCGATGCCTGTCCGTGCCGGAATGTCCTTGGCTGCCGCCGCTTCCGAAATACACACACTCATCGACACTGCTCGATTCGCTCGCAGTCAAGCATCGACCACCACACCCTTCGTGAACGCAGACGATCTCGGCGCACTCAATCTCCTGATACCGGGAAAGAGGATCGATCACACGCGAATTCCGGATTTGGTTCGTGTCAGAGAATTTCGCGAAACCAGAGACGGCATCGAACTACTGGAGACGCTGAGAGTTTACCTACGATCCGGCACGTTGAGAGCCACGGCCGACTGCCTGCACCTCCACCACAGTAGCGTCGCCCACCGATTGGCAAAGCTCTCCCAGCACATCGGATTTCACGTCGACACGATCGAAAATCGCGCGCGCGCAACGGCCATGATGATGGTGCTCGACGCCATGTAG
- a CDS encoding bifunctional 3-(3-hydroxy-phenyl)propionate/3-hydroxycinnamic acid hydroxylase — MKTTQDTEVLIVGAGPAGLMLANILGMYGKRVTVLEAMDTLIDYPRGVGLDDESFRTIQTVGLVEAIRPHTNPQHIMRLVNGAGKVMLVNNPQTVEFGWERKHGFIQPEADKALYEGLSRFGNVEVLFGHRVENVEEDGQSVTAIALVTRPDGTVDERRFSAQYLVGCEGGKSPTRKRLGVSFEGESPSTRWLVVDVNNDPLGTPNVFLGADPKRPYVSIGLPHAVRRWEFMLHDDETEEQVTDPDYVNALLADHVPDPAELDFIRRRVFTHHGRVASDFRKGRQLIAGDAAHLMPVWMGQGWNSGMRDATNLGWKLAAVLSGQADDALLDTYTSERKDHAQAMVDLSLTFGRLIKITNPVGAVLRDAASSVLNLFPQVKSYFADMRFKPMPRYTRGVLADPNTQESGSAAAKLTSKLIPVLTANVKNSPVGVQFPQPRVNSCDAADQLLDDAIGNWWSVIVWGNSPKDVLPQASLEKLSLLGARLVAVVPETQREWAHKHMDPDVLVLGDHTGRLKKWFDDRPTPLVFLRPDRFVAGACLTQHAPATLDAILAAMKFSPSNVAADAVKVPVAL; from the coding sequence ATGAAAACCACTCAGGACACCGAAGTGCTCATTGTCGGCGCTGGTCCCGCCGGCCTGATGCTGGCGAACATCCTCGGCATGTACGGCAAACGCGTCACCGTGCTCGAAGCGATGGACACGCTGATCGACTACCCGCGTGGTGTGGGGCTCGACGACGAGTCGTTCCGCACCATTCAGACGGTGGGCCTGGTGGAGGCGATCCGACCGCACACAAATCCGCAGCACATCATGCGGTTGGTCAACGGGGCCGGAAAGGTCATGCTCGTCAACAATCCGCAGACCGTCGAATTCGGCTGGGAGCGCAAGCACGGGTTCATCCAGCCGGAAGCCGACAAGGCGCTGTACGAGGGTCTGTCCCGATTCGGCAACGTCGAGGTGTTGTTCGGCCATCGCGTCGAGAACGTCGAAGAAGACGGCCAGTCGGTCACCGCGATCGCGCTGGTGACGCGTCCCGACGGAACTGTCGACGAACGACGCTTCAGTGCGCAGTACCTGGTGGGCTGTGAAGGTGGTAAGTCTCCGACCCGCAAGCGCCTCGGTGTCAGCTTCGAAGGTGAATCACCTTCTACCCGTTGGCTTGTCGTGGACGTCAACAACGATCCGCTCGGCACCCCCAATGTGTTCCTCGGTGCAGATCCAAAGCGCCCGTATGTGTCCATCGGTCTGCCCCACGCGGTCAGGCGCTGGGAGTTCATGCTGCACGACGACGAGACCGAGGAGCAGGTCACGGACCCGGATTACGTGAATGCGCTTCTGGCGGATCATGTTCCCGATCCGGCGGAGCTGGATTTCATTCGACGACGCGTCTTCACCCATCACGGCCGGGTGGCTTCGGACTTCCGAAAGGGTCGCCAGTTGATCGCCGGCGATGCCGCGCATCTGATGCCGGTGTGGATGGGTCAGGGATGGAATTCGGGCATGCGCGACGCAACCAACCTGGGGTGGAAGTTGGCCGCCGTTCTTTCCGGTCAGGCGGACGACGCACTGCTCGATACCTATACGTCGGAGCGCAAAGACCACGCCCAGGCGATGGTGGATCTGTCGCTGACATTCGGACGGCTCATCAAGATCACCAATCCGGTCGGTGCTGTACTCCGCGATGCAGCGTCGTCGGTGCTCAATCTTTTCCCTCAGGTCAAGAGCTACTTCGCGGACATGCGCTTCAAGCCGATGCCGCGGTACACCAGAGGCGTGCTGGCCGACCCGAACACTCAGGAATCGGGAAGTGCCGCAGCAAAACTCACGAGCAAGCTCATTCCGGTTCTGACCGCCAACGTCAAGAACTCCCCGGTTGGCGTTCAGTTTCCCCAACCGCGCGTCAACTCGTGTGACGCGGCGGACCAACTGCTCGACGACGCGATCGGCAACTGGTGGTCGGTGATCGTCTGGGGCAACAGTCCCAAGGACGTGCTCCCGCAGGCCTCGCTCGAGAAGCTGTCGCTGCTCGGTGCCCGCCTCGTTGCGGTAGTGCCCGAGACTCAGCGCGAATGGGCGCACAAGCATATGGACCCGGACGTTCTGGTTCTCGGCGATCACACCGGCCGACTCAAGAAGTGGTTCGACGACCGTCCCACTCCTTTGGTGTTCCTTCGCCCCGACCGCTTTGTCGCGGGCGCCTGCCTGACTCAGCATGCCCCGGCAACGTTGGACGCGATCCTGGCCGCAATGAAGTTCTCGCCGTCCAACGTTGCCGCGGACGCAGTCAAAGTACCGGTCGCGCTCTAG
- a CDS encoding 3-carboxyethylcatechol 2,3-dioxygenase, whose product MKQALLCMSHSPLLHHLDPPADVKASVEAAFDQARAFVHNFDPDVIVNFGPDHYNGFFYDLMPPFCIGYKAKGSGDYDSFAGELNVPEAMAEDLAQFVMDQGLDLAISRQMEVDHGAVQPMEIIYGDVASKPLIPVFVNSVARPFVKVARVRQFGEAIGSYFKNSDKKVLFIGSGGLSHDPPVPQIATANEAQRKMLTDGRNPTPEARAARQQRVIDTAVKFAADEADIMDLNPEWDRAFLDVCASGRIEDFDRYTADDMDAVAGHSSHEVRNWVAAYSALRACGEYEIAYEFYRPIKEYISGFAVTTAILRDI is encoded by the coding sequence ATGAAGCAGGCCTTGCTGTGTATGTCGCACAGCCCGCTGTTGCACCACCTCGACCCGCCGGCCGATGTCAAAGCGTCGGTGGAAGCGGCGTTCGACCAGGCACGCGCCTTTGTTCACAATTTCGATCCCGATGTGATCGTGAACTTCGGGCCCGATCACTACAACGGATTCTTCTACGATCTGATGCCGCCGTTCTGCATCGGTTACAAGGCAAAGGGCAGTGGCGATTACGACTCGTTTGCCGGTGAACTCAATGTGCCGGAAGCCATGGCCGAGGACTTGGCGCAGTTCGTGATGGACCAGGGTCTCGACCTTGCTATTTCCCGCCAGATGGAGGTCGATCACGGTGCGGTGCAACCGATGGAGATCATCTACGGCGACGTGGCGTCCAAGCCGTTGATTCCGGTCTTCGTCAATTCGGTGGCTCGGCCGTTCGTCAAGGTCGCCCGCGTACGTCAGTTCGGCGAGGCCATCGGATCGTATTTCAAGAACTCCGACAAGAAGGTTCTGTTCATCGGTTCCGGTGGACTCTCACATGATCCGCCGGTTCCGCAGATCGCCACCGCCAACGAGGCCCAGCGCAAGATGTTGACCGACGGCCGGAATCCGACGCCGGAAGCACGTGCGGCCAGGCAACAGCGAGTCATCGACACGGCCGTCAAGTTCGCGGCGGACGAGGCCGACATCATGGATCTGAATCCGGAGTGGGACAGAGCATTTCTCGATGTCTGCGCATCAGGGCGCATCGAGGATTTCGATCGCTACACCGCCGACGACATGGATGCGGTGGCCGGGCACTCGTCACATGAGGTGCGCAATTGGGTGGCTGCCTACTCCGCCCTGCGTGCCTGTGGTGAATACGAGATCGCCTACGAGTTCTACCGGCCGATCAAGGAATACATCTCCGGCTTTGCCGTCACCACCGCGATCCTGCGGGATATCTGA
- a CDS encoding fumarylacetoacetate hydrolase family protein, with product MRIYNMSGRAFLGTDSGAVDIENVSNGAFSSDVQSLYSRWGEFTQWASGFEGGPGVEIDKSALGSPVPLPPQIFAIGLNYRDHALESGLDIPEIPVVFGKFPASVTGPYGKILLPDGAVDFETELVVVIGKRAESVRAADAWSHVAGLTVGQDVSERHTQWRGTAPQQFGLAKSFPGFSPMGPVLVSPDEFENPDDLELGCSVNGTSMQKSRTSDMIFTIPEIIEYLSHIVPLLPGDAIFTGTPAGVGFSRNPKVLLGAGDTLTTYVEGIGEMHHTFGLRVV from the coding sequence ATGCGTATTTACAATATGTCGGGTCGCGCTTTCCTCGGAACAGATTCTGGGGCCGTTGATATCGAGAATGTCAGCAACGGGGCCTTCTCCTCGGACGTGCAAAGCCTCTACTCGCGGTGGGGTGAGTTCACGCAGTGGGCCAGTGGGTTCGAGGGAGGTCCTGGCGTGGAGATCGACAAATCGGCGTTGGGGAGCCCAGTACCGTTGCCGCCGCAAATCTTTGCCATCGGCTTGAACTACCGTGACCATGCGCTGGAGTCGGGTCTGGATATCCCCGAGATTCCAGTGGTATTCGGGAAGTTCCCGGCGTCGGTGACAGGTCCGTACGGCAAGATTCTGTTGCCGGACGGTGCGGTCGACTTCGAGACGGAACTTGTTGTTGTGATCGGTAAGCGGGCAGAGAGTGTTCGCGCGGCGGATGCGTGGAGTCACGTCGCCGGACTGACCGTCGGGCAGGATGTTTCCGAGCGTCATACGCAGTGGCGAGGTACCGCGCCTCAGCAATTCGGTTTGGCCAAGTCGTTCCCGGGTTTCAGTCCGATGGGGCCGGTCCTGGTCTCACCGGATGAGTTCGAGAATCCGGATGACCTCGAACTGGGCTGCTCCGTCAACGGCACCTCGATGCAGAAGAGTCGCACCAGCGACATGATCTTCACGATTCCGGAAATAATCGAGTACCTGTCCCACATCGTGCCTCTTTTGCCGGGGGACGCAATCTTCACCGGTACGCCGGCAGGTGTCGGCTTCAGTCGCAACCCGAAGGTTCTGCTCGGCGCAGGTGACACGTTGACGACGTATGTAGAAGGTATCGGCGAGATGCACCATACGTTCGGTCTCAGGGTCGTCTAA
- a CDS encoding alpha/beta fold hydrolase — protein sequence MTSTEIPSYITDDFFGLEDKWIETADGELTHYHELGEGTPILFLHGSGTGVTAAANWWLNLPTLSEQGRCIAIDSIGYGQSVVARGTEYGIKEWVRHAVRVLDALGIEKTWIVGNSLGGWLAFQFAIDFPERLLGIVSMGTGGAKLTGALAGHSNPNLTEAGIRKTLELFVVDKSLVTDELVSLRYQSALNDTASDRLAEVVAARDRDRTELPLDFDVLSRLDIPVLLIHGVQDVVIPVSRTWELLNVIPNADVHIFSQCGHWSQVERAEEFNTVITAYLSARGVNRS from the coding sequence ATGACTTCAACCGAGATTCCCTCATACATCACAGACGATTTCTTCGGCCTCGAAGACAAGTGGATCGAGACCGCCGACGGCGAACTCACCCACTACCACGAACTGGGCGAAGGTACCCCGATTCTCTTCCTGCACGGTTCGGGCACCGGCGTCACCGCAGCTGCCAACTGGTGGCTCAATCTTCCGACGCTCAGTGAGCAGGGCCGTTGCATCGCAATCGATTCCATCGGCTACGGACAGAGCGTTGTTGCGCGCGGCACGGAGTACGGCATCAAGGAATGGGTTCGTCATGCGGTGCGCGTTCTCGACGCCCTTGGTATCGAGAAGACGTGGATTGTCGGAAACTCCCTCGGCGGTTGGCTCGCATTCCAGTTCGCGATCGATTTCCCGGAACGCCTTTTAGGGATCGTGTCGATGGGCACAGGTGGCGCGAAGCTGACGGGCGCATTGGCTGGTCACTCCAACCCGAACTTGACCGAAGCTGGTATCCGCAAGACCCTCGAACTCTTTGTTGTCGACAAGTCGCTTGTCACTGACGAATTGGTGTCCCTGCGGTACCAGTCCGCTCTGAACGACACGGCGTCGGATCGTCTGGCTGAGGTAGTCGCGGCACGAGATCGTGACCGTACCGAGCTGCCGCTCGACTTCGATGTGCTCTCGCGCTTGGATATTCCGGTTCTGCTGATCCACGGCGTCCAGGACGTGGTGATTCCCGTATCGCGTACGTGGGAGTTGCTCAATGTCATCCCGAACGCCGATGTGCACATCTTCAGCCAGTGTGGTCACTGGTCGCAGGTCGAGCGGGCCGAAGAATTCAATACCGTTATCACGGCGTACCTTTCCGCTCGGGGTGTGAACCGGTCATGA
- a CDS encoding alpha/beta hydrolase codes for MTTFPTLDPELAVALTMLPKVDFTDLPGTRATYDALIGATLAGLSYDGVTLRELSAPGLDGDPEVTIRFFTPDNTTGPIPVLLWMHGGGFGVGTAEGCDPFCIQVARELGFAVANVEYRLAPETPFPGPLNDCYAALTYVHAHAEELGIDPSRIAVGGQSAGGGLAAGTVLKARDEGIVPVAFQFLEVPALDDRLTSTSMTDFVDTPNWHRPNAILSWQFYLGESYSGPEDPNVSIYAAPARATDLSNLPPAYVCTMELDPLRDEGIEYAVRLLQAGVSVELHSFPGTFHGSSLVATAEVSKRGAAEALTALQRGLRTLSPVS; via the coding sequence ATGACGACATTCCCCACCCTCGACCCCGAACTCGCTGTGGCACTCACGATGCTCCCGAAGGTCGATTTTACGGACCTCCCCGGCACAAGAGCCACCTACGACGCACTGATCGGCGCCACGTTGGCCGGCCTGTCATACGACGGCGTCACGCTTCGCGAACTATCCGCCCCTGGCCTCGACGGCGATCCGGAGGTCACGATACGTTTCTTCACCCCGGACAACACAACCGGTCCGATCCCAGTTCTGTTGTGGATGCACGGCGGCGGATTCGGCGTCGGCACAGCAGAAGGTTGTGATCCTTTCTGTATCCAGGTAGCGCGCGAACTTGGATTCGCCGTCGCCAACGTGGAGTACCGCCTGGCCCCCGAGACTCCCTTTCCCGGCCCCCTCAACGACTGCTATGCCGCACTCACGTACGTACACGCCCATGCCGAGGAACTGGGTATCGATCCCAGTCGCATTGCTGTCGGCGGTCAGAGTGCGGGCGGTGGTCTTGCCGCCGGAACAGTGCTGAAAGCCCGAGATGAGGGCATCGTCCCCGTCGCGTTCCAGTTTCTCGAGGTCCCGGCACTGGACGACCGCCTGACCTCGACATCGATGACGGACTTCGTCGACACTCCGAATTGGCACCGACCCAACGCGATTCTGTCGTGGCAGTTCTATCTCGGCGAGTCGTATTCAGGGCCCGAAGATCCGAACGTCTCGATTTACGCCGCCCCGGCTCGCGCAACCGATCTCAGCAACTTGCCCCCGGCCTACGTGTGCACCATGGAACTCGACCCGCTTCGCGACGAAGGAATCGAGTACGCCGTTCGCCTACTCCAAGCGGGTGTCAGTGTCGAGCTGCATTCCTTCCCCGGCACCTTTCACGGGTCGTCACTTGTCGCGACCGCAGAGGTTAGCAAACGAGGTGCCGCCGAAGCACTCACCGCACTACAGCGAGGGTTGCGCACGTTGTCACCAGTCTCGTAG
- a CDS encoding YciI family protein — protein MKYMLIMRSTDAAIEASKDMDFDAIITSMGQYNESLIKAGVLLAGEGLAMEEGFIVDFDSDPPLVSDGPYGETKELFSGFWIIQTSTKDEALEWAKRCPLGPGSKLEVRRVSEMEEFDQSNEYIQKEAGWREELGTDRPVSS, from the coding sequence ATGAAGTACATGCTGATCATGCGTTCCACCGACGCGGCCATCGAGGCATCCAAGGACATGGACTTCGACGCGATTATCACCTCGATGGGCCAGTACAACGAGTCGCTGATCAAGGCGGGAGTCCTTCTGGCCGGTGAGGGCCTGGCGATGGAGGAGGGATTTATCGTCGATTTCGACTCCGATCCGCCGCTCGTGTCCGACGGCCCGTACGGGGAGACAAAAGAGCTGTTCTCGGGTTTCTGGATCATTCAGACGTCTACCAAGGACGAGGCGCTGGAGTGGGCCAAGCGGTGTCCACTGGGCCCAGGCAGCAAGCTCGAGGTTCGACGCGTCTCGGAGATGGAAGAGTTCGACCAGAGCAATGAGTACATCCAGAAGGAAGCCGGCTGGCGTGAAGAACTGGGTACGGATCGCCCTGTCTCGAGCTGA